One region of Psychrobacter sp. DAB_AL43B genomic DNA includes:
- the lysS gene encoding lysine--tRNA ligase: MSKPNNQNQNQEQVPEDANELIAQLQAKLDEITASGKQPYPNTFKRTDYAQDLQTAFDGISKQEIADNDAKGEKTQVNVAGRVMFNRGAFIVIQDMTGRIQLYVARKELDEETLASIKSLDLGDIVGVSGYIGRSGKGDLYVHIEKFELLTKALRPMPNKFHGLADVEARYRNRHLDLMTNETTRDTFMVRSQVVSGIRKFMLNERFMEVETPMMHPIPGGAVARPFVTHHNALDMPLYLRIAPELYLKRLVVGGFEKVFEINRSFRNEGVSTRHNPEFTMIEFYQAYADYHDLMDLTERLFNELATDILGSTEITYQEEAISLKAPFERLSMSDAIAKYAENFDMTRINDREYLAEYASTTLKQQVKDVFGVGKLQTIIFEETAEHQLRQPTFITEYPAETSPLARRSDDNPEITDRFELFVGGRELANGFSELNDPADQAERFHGQVAEKDAGDDEAMHFDAEYIEALSYGLPPTAGEGIGIDRLVMLLTDSASIRDVILFPHMRRKLDG, from the coding sequence ATGTCAAAGCCTAATAATCAAAATCAGAATCAAGAGCAAGTTCCAGAAGATGCCAACGAGCTGATTGCTCAACTGCAAGCCAAGCTAGATGAGATCACTGCTTCAGGTAAGCAGCCTTATCCTAATACCTTTAAGCGCACTGATTATGCTCAAGACTTACAAACGGCTTTTGATGGTATATCGAAACAAGAAATCGCTGACAATGATGCTAAAGGCGAGAAAACACAGGTCAATGTCGCTGGTCGCGTCATGTTTAACCGTGGTGCATTTATTGTTATCCAAGATATGACAGGTCGCATCCAATTATATGTGGCACGTAAAGAGTTAGATGAAGAGACACTGGCAAGCATTAAATCGTTAGATTTGGGTGATATCGTTGGCGTATCAGGTTATATCGGTCGCTCGGGCAAAGGCGATTTGTACGTACATATTGAAAAGTTTGAATTATTAACCAAGGCTCTACGCCCTATGCCAAATAAGTTTCATGGCTTAGCAGATGTAGAAGCCCGTTATCGCAACCGTCATCTTGATTTGATGACCAATGAAACGACTCGTGATACTTTTATGGTTCGCAGTCAGGTAGTCAGTGGTATTCGCAAGTTTATGTTGAATGAGCGTTTTATGGAAGTTGAAACGCCTATGATGCATCCTATCCCAGGTGGTGCGGTTGCGCGTCCGTTTGTGACCCATCATAATGCGTTAGATATGCCATTATATCTGCGTATCGCGCCTGAGCTTTATCTCAAACGCTTAGTCGTTGGTGGCTTTGAGAAAGTATTTGAGATTAACCGTAGCTTCCGTAATGAAGGGGTCTCAACCCGTCATAATCCTGAATTTACCATGATTGAGTTTTATCAAGCCTATGCAGATTATCATGATTTGATGGATTTGACTGAGCGCTTATTTAACGAATTGGCGACAGATATCTTGGGTAGCACTGAGATTACTTATCAAGAAGAAGCCATCAGTCTAAAAGCGCCTTTTGAACGTCTATCTATGTCTGATGCGATTGCCAAATATGCAGAAAACTTTGACATGACACGTATTAACGATCGTGAATATCTAGCAGAGTACGCATCGACAACGCTTAAGCAGCAAGTAAAAGACGTCTTCGGTGTGGGTAAGTTGCAGACGATTATTTTTGAAGAAACCGCTGAGCATCAATTACGTCAGCCAACCTTTATCACGGAATACCCAGCTGAAACTTCACCACTAGCACGCCGCAGTGATGACAATCCTGAGATTACTGATCGCTTTGAGCTATTTGTCGGTGGTCGTGAATTGGCCAATGGCTTTAGTGAGCTCAATGATCCAGCTGATCAGGCTGAACGCTTTCATGGTCAGGTCGCTGAAAAAGACGCTGGCGATGATGAAGCGATGCACTTCGATGCAGAATATATCGAAGCGCTGTCTTATGGTTTACCGCCGACCGCTGGTGAAGGTATCGGTATCGATCGCTTAGTGATGCTATTGACAGACTCTGCGAGCATTCGTGATGTAATTTTATTTCCACATATGCGCCGTAAGCTTGACGGTTAG
- the dnaX gene encoding DNA polymerase III subunit gamma/tau: protein MTQQYQVLARKYRPKNFHELIGQSHVSQALINAIDYNRLHHAYLFTGTRGVGKTTIARILSKCLNCDTGITSTPCGVCDNCVAIDQGRFIDLIEIDAASRTKVEDTRELLDNVPYAPSQGRYKVYLIDEVHMLSTHSFNALLKTLEEPPEHVKFLLATTDPQKLPITIISRCLQFVLRPLSQSLLSEHLANVLTQEQVGYTQPALWQLASAAKGSVRDALSLTDQAIAFGQGALDDVTVNAMLGLIDAADLVSLITDIYHHDKPAVAAHIEQMRAQMVDASSMFDGLAELLHQLALTQLLPEVALNVNEAQAQHINKLAQHMSPDVLQLYYEIVVQAREGVKLASTPMQALEMCILRLLAFRPLPVDEILTNIADSTIPTIETASPTVASNTESLSSVEHPVSIPSSISESVPLLQEDDIDYRSDVDATVDIEQQSSNYDSSEVNEYDRYYDHNELELLSNNVSSEPVVEPEPVVEPEPVVEPEPVVEPEPVVEPDANNSQLLSQPEDPRTLLRCSPQELTGEWTPEKWDYWLQTAREAGSLAQDELALARQGMMTGSCNEKAVFVTAVDSKHLQATFEQLAATLHAQFTQAEISLQIDGSIMQADDKTPERRQQKRLIQAKTVAESRLLNTPVMQYLTERGEGKMGKVQLY, encoded by the coding sequence ATGACGCAGCAATATCAAGTTTTAGCCCGTAAATACCGGCCCAAAAACTTTCACGAGTTGATTGGGCAATCACACGTCTCACAAGCATTGATTAATGCGATTGATTATAATCGTCTTCATCATGCCTATCTATTTACCGGTACGCGCGGTGTCGGTAAGACAACTATCGCCCGTATCTTATCTAAATGTCTAAACTGTGATACTGGTATTACCAGCACCCCATGTGGCGTGTGTGATAATTGCGTGGCGATTGATCAAGGACGTTTTATTGATCTGATTGAGATTGATGCGGCCTCTCGTACCAAAGTTGAGGACACGCGCGAGCTACTTGATAACGTGCCGTATGCGCCAAGCCAAGGTCGTTATAAAGTGTACCTGATTGATGAAGTGCATATGCTGTCGACACACAGTTTTAATGCCCTCCTTAAAACCTTGGAAGAGCCGCCTGAGCACGTCAAGTTCCTATTAGCAACTACGGATCCTCAAAAGTTGCCGATTACTATTATCTCTCGCTGTTTACAGTTCGTACTGCGTCCTTTATCGCAAAGCTTACTCAGTGAGCATCTCGCCAATGTTTTAACCCAAGAACAAGTAGGCTATACGCAGCCTGCACTTTGGCAATTGGCCAGTGCGGCAAAAGGTTCGGTACGTGATGCCTTATCGTTGACCGATCAAGCCATTGCTTTTGGTCAAGGTGCGCTTGATGATGTGACCGTCAATGCGATGCTTGGCTTGATTGATGCGGCCGACTTAGTAAGCTTAATTACAGATATCTACCATCATGATAAACCTGCCGTCGCTGCCCATATTGAGCAGATGCGCGCACAAATGGTCGATGCCAGCAGTATGTTTGATGGACTTGCTGAGCTATTACATCAGCTGGCATTGACCCAACTGCTACCTGAGGTTGCTCTCAACGTTAATGAAGCGCAAGCACAGCATATCAATAAGCTTGCGCAGCATATGAGCCCTGACGTATTACAGCTTTATTATGAAATCGTGGTGCAAGCACGTGAAGGCGTCAAGCTTGCCAGTACGCCAATGCAAGCGCTTGAGATGTGTATTTTACGTCTCTTGGCTTTTCGCCCCTTACCGGTTGATGAGATCTTAACCAACATAGCTGATAGCACTATACCGACTATAGAGACAGCATCTCCTACTGTTGCCTCCAATACAGAGTCATTAAGCTCTGTTGAGCACCCTGTATCAATTCCATCATCGATATCAGAGTCAGTGCCGCTGCTACAAGAAGACGATATTGATTATCGTAGTGATGTTGATGCTACTGTTGATATCGAGCAACAAAGTTCAAATTATGATAGTAGTGAAGTAAACGAATACGATCGTTACTACGATCATAATGAGCTGGAACTACTAAGTAATAACGTTAGCTCTGAACCTGTTGTTGAGCCTGAACCTGTTGTTGAGCCTGAACCTGTTGTTGAGCCTGAACCTGTTGTTGAGCCTGAACCTGTTGTTGAGCCTGATGCAAATAATTCTCAGTTATTAAGCCAGCCTGAGGATCCGCGTACCCTGCTGCGTTGTTCACCGCAAGAATTGACCGGTGAGTGGACGCCAGAAAAATGGGACTATTGGCTACAAACCGCTCGTGAAGCCGGTAGTTTAGCTCAAGATGAATTGGCACTTGCGCGCCAAGGTATGATGACAGGGAGCTGTAATGAGAAGGCGGTCTTTGTCACTGCGGTTGATAGTAAGCATTTGCAAGCGACCTTTGAGCAGCTAGCAGCAACATTACACGCGCAGTTTACTCAAGCAGAAATCAGTTTGCAAATAGATGGCAGCATCATGCAAGCCGATGATAAAACGCCTGAGCGTCGTCAACAAAAACGCCTCATACAAGCCAAAACGGTGGCAGAGTCAAGATTGCTCAATACGCCAGTCATGCAGTATTTAACCGAGCGCGGCGAAGGGAAAATGGGCAAAGTTCAGTTATATTAA
- a CDS encoding LysR family transcriptional regulator, with translation MLDNLRGMAVFASVVGHGSFSGSARELGITTSAVSQQIRSLENELGVVLLHRSTRKLSLTEAGASFYEAAKDVVSAAEQGRIKVNQLRDELAGSLRIATTPELGVHHILPALSTWMSAHDDLSITYFADNNYIDMIDERIDIAVRMSPNINDSTLSNHPLSDVRQMLVASPQYLRQHKKIETPKDLADHQLICIDIMKDANHVELTQTETGKKTRIKMNSRIHTNNVFMAMTIAKEGHGILRMMEMDVKKELESGNLVEVLTGYQMPSFVLYAVTLNREQQPAKITRCLEVLKKYFHAN, from the coding sequence ATGTTAGATAATTTACGTGGTATGGCCGTGTTTGCCAGTGTGGTCGGACACGGCTCTTTTAGTGGTTCAGCTCGCGAACTGGGTATTACCACCAGTGCTGTCAGTCAGCAAATACGCTCTTTAGAAAACGAGCTCGGTGTGGTGTTATTACATCGCTCAACCCGTAAGCTAAGCTTAACAGAAGCGGGTGCAAGCTTTTATGAGGCGGCTAAAGACGTCGTTAGCGCAGCAGAGCAAGGTCGAATTAAAGTCAATCAACTACGTGATGAGCTGGCAGGTAGTTTGCGTATTGCAACGACACCTGAGCTGGGTGTACATCATATTTTGCCAGCTTTATCTACTTGGATGTCAGCGCATGACGACCTCAGTATCACTTATTTTGCAGACAATAATTATATTGATATGATTGATGAGCGTATCGATATTGCGGTACGTATGAGCCCCAATATCAACGACTCAACTTTGAGTAATCATCCCTTATCTGATGTGCGTCAAATGTTGGTCGCTTCACCACAATATTTACGTCAGCACAAAAAGATTGAAACCCCGAAAGATTTGGCAGACCATCAGCTGATCTGCATTGATATCATGAAAGATGCGAATCATGTTGAGCTTACTCAGACTGAGACTGGTAAAAAAACACGCATTAAAATGAACTCACGTATCCATACCAATAATGTCTTTATGGCAATGACCATCGCCAAAGAGGGTCATGGAATCCTTAGAATGATGGAAATGGATGTTAAAAAAGAGCTGGAATCTGGCAATTTGGTCGAAGTTTTGACCGGCTACCAGATGCCAAGCTTTGTGCTGTATGCTGTTACCTTAAACCGTGAGCAACAGCCTGCAAAAATCACCCGCTGCTTAGAAGTATTAAAAAAATACTTTCATGCAAACTAA
- a CDS encoding aspartate aminotransferase family protein — protein sequence MSATYLMPTYNRQPISFTRGSGSWLYTKDDTPYLDALTGIAVCGLGHCHPQVTDTIQQQAATLVHTSNLFGIDWQERAGEALCNAAQMDSVFFANSGAEANEAALKLARLYAYQQGFKRPKVIVMEQSFHGRTLLTLSATANPKAREGFYTLDEDFIRVPFGDIAAIEQAAHDHEDICAIFVEPVQGEGGLNTAANGFTYLEQLQAICDTHNWLFMLDEVQTGNGRTGKYFAYQHSNARPDVLTTAKGLGNGFPVGACMVRGRANGLFGAGSHGSTYGGTPLASRVVHSVYEVLANSDIMNNAVSEGQFIRESMVDAFGEYGVSSRGAGMMIGIVLPKDMDCSKLVDRARDEQKLIINVTGGHVIRLLPPLNISRDESSQVVERLVNLLKPSF from the coding sequence ATGTCTGCTACTTACCTGATGCCCACTTATAATCGTCAACCAATCAGCTTTACACGAGGTTCAGGAAGTTGGCTTTATACCAAAGATGATACCCCCTATTTAGATGCACTGACTGGTATCGCGGTATGTGGCTTAGGCCATTGTCATCCACAAGTCACAGATACTATCCAGCAGCAGGCGGCAACTTTGGTTCATACCAGTAATTTATTTGGTATCGATTGGCAAGAGCGTGCTGGTGAAGCCTTATGTAATGCGGCGCAAATGGACAGTGTGTTTTTTGCTAATAGTGGCGCTGAAGCAAACGAAGCAGCACTAAAATTGGCACGGCTATACGCGTATCAGCAGGGTTTTAAGCGCCCAAAAGTCATAGTCATGGAGCAATCATTCCACGGTCGTACGCTATTGACCTTATCCGCCACAGCCAACCCTAAGGCGCGCGAAGGCTTTTATACCTTAGATGAAGATTTTATTCGTGTTCCTTTTGGTGATATTGCAGCGATTGAACAAGCAGCTCATGACCATGAAGATATTTGCGCTATCTTTGTAGAGCCTGTTCAAGGTGAAGGCGGTCTTAATACGGCGGCTAACGGCTTTACTTACCTTGAACAGCTACAAGCAATATGCGATACCCATAATTGGTTATTTATGCTGGATGAGGTGCAAACCGGTAATGGACGCACTGGTAAATATTTCGCTTATCAGCATAGTAATGCTCGCCCTGATGTATTGACGACGGCCAAAGGCTTAGGTAATGGTTTCCCAGTAGGGGCTTGTATGGTACGTGGTCGCGCTAACGGCTTGTTCGGTGCTGGTAGTCATGGCTCAACCTATGGTGGCACGCCATTAGCCAGCCGCGTGGTACATAGCGTATATGAAGTATTGGCAAACAGCGATATCATGAACAATGCTGTCAGCGAAGGACAGTTTATCCGCGAGAGTATGGTTGATGCTTTTGGAGAATATGGGGTCAGTAGCCGCGGTGCTGGGATGATGATTGGGATTGTACTACCCAAGGATATGGACTGTAGCAAATTGGTTGATCGTGCCCGTGATGAACAGAAACTCATCATCAACGTCACTGGTGGTCATGTCATTCGTTTGCTACCACCGCTTAATATTAGCCGTGATGAAAGCTCACAAGTGGTCGAACGTCTTGTTAACTTATTAAAACCATCGTTCTAA
- a CDS encoding DNA gyrase inhibitor YacG has translation MTELTPSTNTSPRTYPCPRCGTQTAWQDNKYKPFCSHRCKLIDLGAWANEDYTLPAESTPFSDEL, from the coding sequence ATGACTGAACTTACTCCCAGCACCAACACTTCACCCAGAACCTATCCTTGTCCACGCTGTGGCACTCAGACTGCATGGCAAGACAATAAATATAAGCCTTTTTGTAGTCATCGCTGCAAGCTTATTGATCTAGGCGCATGGGCAAACGAAGATTATACTTTACCTGCCGAATCTACGCCGTTTTCTGATGAGCTATAA
- a CDS encoding DUF938 domain-containing protein: MTDNLELSHQQKRAFQPQRLSAPRNFTLPEVLAKSEVPLVLEIGAGKGKHALSFVQQNPDKHLIAIERTRNKFDAFTKLAAQQKSSNLDAIHADAIAWIVHAIAPNSIDSIFILYPNPEQHNPNQQWLNMPFFEFLLSRLKVGGEVILATNIETYIDNAEQQAHEAWCLPNIRRKVKSDSQRTHFEVKYLARQETCWQLTMRKPKDYQTRFDSWTIDNLKSIEI; this comes from the coding sequence ATGACTGACAATCTCGAGCTTTCACATCAGCAAAAGCGTGCATTTCAACCACAAAGACTCTCAGCGCCACGCAATTTTACGCTGCCAGAAGTATTGGCTAAAAGTGAAGTGCCTTTAGTATTAGAGATTGGTGCAGGGAAGGGCAAGCATGCGCTTAGCTTTGTGCAGCAAAATCCTGATAAGCATCTTATTGCTATTGAGCGCACTCGCAATAAGTTTGACGCCTTTACTAAGTTGGCGGCGCAGCAAAAATCAAGCAATTTAGATGCTATTCATGCTGATGCTATTGCATGGATCGTACATGCGATTGCGCCCAACAGTATCGATAGCATTTTTATACTATATCCCAATCCTGAGCAGCATAACCCCAATCAGCAATGGTTAAATATGCCTTTTTTTGAATTTTTGCTTTCTCGTTTGAAAGTAGGCGGGGAAGTAATATTGGCAACTAACATAGAAACTTATATAGACAATGCTGAGCAGCAAGCGCACGAGGCTTGGTGTCTACCGAACATACGCCGTAAAGTCAAAAGTGACAGTCAACGTACCCATTTTGAAGTTAAATATTTAGCGCGCCAAGAAACCTGCTGGCAGCTTACCATGCGCAAGCCTAAAGACTACCAAACCAGATTTGATAGCTGGACTATAGATAATCTAAAATCTATAGAGATATAG
- a CDS encoding ABC1 kinase family protein codes for MANDTSRPFNNKQSNTKQSIDNLKTSGFERRMSIAKTSLNIGRRWAGNSVSGMFLNKEARTARNQIFMEEQANYLAEELGKLKGSVVKIGQMLAIYGEHILPPEITRALQTLNDDTATLAWPKIEQTLRQLLGNKLHELEVDPVPIGTASLAQVHRATVLATGEQVVLKIQYPGVADAINSDLALFKRLLKVSNIVPQTRSLDAWFEEIRDLLHHEVDYEAEAATTERFYERLLDDPRYIVPKINRNYSTKRLLCMSYEPGISVVSEALQLLPHESRNAIGQAAIEIMIREIFVWGEMQTDPNFGNYLVRVSHDKNEIDKLVLLDFGAIRQFDNNLLTIAHGLLRAGYRHDHQAMMLAMTGYDFFDTMSDKVRSDIASLFLLATEPFSDPALNPDIPADCLDEQQRYIWANSKLHTRLSNDATRAMQSFEFNLPPKEFMFISRKFIGAYTFLTVLDAHTDSNTLVKPFL; via the coding sequence ATGGCAAATGATACCTCTAGACCTTTTAATAATAAGCAATCTAATACCAAGCAATCAATCGATAACCTAAAAACTTCAGGGTTTGAGCGTCGGATGTCGATTGCCAAAACCTCATTAAATATTGGTCGTCGTTGGGCAGGTAATAGCGTGTCTGGTATGTTCTTAAATAAAGAAGCCCGTACGGCACGTAACCAAATTTTTATGGAAGAACAGGCGAATTACTTGGCAGAAGAGCTGGGTAAGCTAAAAGGTTCAGTGGTAAAAATTGGTCAAATGCTGGCGATTTATGGTGAGCATATCTTGCCACCTGAAATCACGCGCGCGCTGCAAACGCTCAATGATGATACAGCTACATTAGCATGGCCAAAAATTGAGCAGACATTACGCCAGTTATTAGGTAATAAATTGCATGAGCTTGAGGTTGATCCCGTTCCTATCGGTACAGCATCCCTCGCTCAAGTTCATCGTGCCACAGTGCTTGCGACTGGTGAACAGGTGGTATTGAAAATTCAATACCCGGGTGTGGCTGATGCTATTAATTCTGATCTTGCTTTATTTAAGCGTTTATTAAAAGTCAGCAATATTGTTCCTCAAACACGCTCACTCGATGCTTGGTTTGAAGAGATACGTGACCTACTCCATCATGAAGTTGATTACGAAGCAGAAGCGGCCACTACTGAGCGTTTCTATGAACGTTTGCTTGATGACCCACGCTATATCGTTCCCAAAATTAATCGTAATTACTCAACCAAACGCTTGCTATGTATGTCTTATGAACCCGGTATTAGCGTCGTTTCTGAAGCGTTACAATTATTACCTCATGAGAGCCGTAATGCTATCGGTCAGGCTGCCATCGAGATCATGATACGAGAAATTTTTGTTTGGGGCGAAATGCAGACGGACCCAAACTTTGGCAACTACCTCGTTCGTGTCAGTCATGATAAAAATGAGATAGATAAACTGGTCTTATTAGATTTTGGTGCTATTCGTCAGTTTGATAATAATCTACTAACGATTGCTCATGGTCTGTTACGAGCAGGATATCGTCATGACCATCAGGCAATGATGTTGGCAATGACAGGTTATGATTTTTTCGATACTATGAGCGATAAAGTACGCTCTGATATCGCCTCATTGTTTTTGCTTGCTACAGAGCCTTTCAGTGATCCTGCACTAAACCCTGATATCCCTGCTGATTGTTTGGACGAACAGCAGCGCTATATTTGGGCAAATAGTAAATTACATACCCGCCTTTCAAATGATGCCACACGAGCTATGCAATCTTTTGAGTTTAATCTTCCGCCCAAGGAATTTATGTTTATCAGTCGAAAATTTATTGGCGCCTATACCTTTTTGACGGTACTTGATGCGCATACTGACTCTAATACATTAGTAAAGCCTTTCTTATAA
- the purD gene encoding phosphoribosylamine--glycine ligase yields MNILVIGSGGREHALAWQCAKDEKVQQVYVAPGNAGTALEPKCQNVILEIATDASEHSAVIEFCQNNAIDMVIVGPEAPLVTGIVDACREAGIKAWGPTAYCAQLEGSKTFAKEFMEQNHIPTAAYQGFTDVESAKAYVDEQGAPIVIKADGLAAGKGVIVAETIEQAYEAIDDMLADNKFGDAGSRVVIEQFLQGEEASFICMVDGEHILPMATSQDHKRAFEGDTGPNTGGMGAYSPAPVVTQEVHDKVMTQVIQPVVDAMKAAGHPYTGFLYAGLMIDDAGDPYVIEFNCRFGDPETQPILMRLKSSMVDLVAQGLAGNLPSEANWDARPALGIVIASKGYPETSSKGDVISGLPALDNQGDNAVKVFHAGTAFSHAELDNINPDVTTHSKKEIITDGGRVLCVTALADSISDAQQAALAVTAAISFDGAQYRRDIGHHAIARENT; encoded by the coding sequence ATGAATATTTTGGTGATTGGCTCAGGTGGTCGTGAACACGCATTGGCATGGCAGTGTGCGAAAGATGAAAAAGTACAACAGGTCTATGTCGCTCCCGGTAACGCTGGTACTGCTCTTGAGCCTAAGTGTCAAAACGTCATTTTAGAAATTGCAACTGATGCTAGTGAGCATAGTGCGGTCATTGAATTTTGCCAAAATAACGCTATTGATATGGTTATCGTTGGTCCTGAAGCGCCACTCGTTACGGGTATTGTCGATGCTTGCCGCGAAGCTGGCATCAAAGCATGGGGCCCAACCGCATATTGTGCGCAATTAGAAGGCTCAAAAACCTTTGCTAAAGAGTTTATGGAACAAAACCATATCCCAACTGCTGCCTATCAAGGTTTTACTGATGTAGAAAGTGCGAAAGCATACGTCGACGAGCAAGGCGCTCCCATTGTTATTAAAGCTGACGGACTTGCTGCTGGTAAAGGTGTCATCGTAGCTGAGACTATCGAACAGGCGTATGAAGCAATTGACGATATGCTTGCGGACAATAAGTTTGGCGATGCCGGAAGTCGCGTGGTCATCGAGCAGTTTCTGCAAGGCGAAGAGGCCAGCTTTATTTGTATGGTAGATGGTGAACACATCTTGCCTATGGCAACCAGCCAAGATCATAAACGTGCGTTTGAAGGTGATACCGGTCCAAATACTGGCGGTATGGGCGCTTATTCGCCTGCCCCAGTAGTCACTCAAGAGGTGCATGATAAAGTAATGACACAAGTCATTCAGCCAGTCGTTGATGCGATGAAAGCTGCCGGTCATCCTTATACTGGATTTTTATATGCGGGCTTAATGATTGATGATGCTGGTGATCCGTATGTGATTGAATTCAACTGCCGTTTTGGCGATCCTGAAACCCAGCCAATTCTGATGCGTTTAAAATCCTCGATGGTAGATTTGGTCGCTCAAGGGCTGGCAGGTAATCTACCTAGTGAAGCCAACTGGGACGCGCGCCCTGCTCTTGGTATTGTCATCGCCTCAAAAGGCTATCCTGAAACGTCTTCTAAAGGTGATGTCATTTCTGGTTTACCAGCACTTGATAACCAAGGCGATAATGCTGTAAAAGTTTTCCATGCAGGTACTGCCTTTAGTCATGCTGAGTTGGACAATATTAATCCTGATGTAACGACTCATAGTAAAAAAGAAATTATTACTGATGGTGGACGCGTATTATGTGTCACCGCATTAGCAGATAGCATCTCAGACGCCCAGCAAGCAGCATTAGCAGTAACTGCTGCGATTAGTTTTGATGGTGCACAGTATCGCCGTGATATCGGTCATCATGCCATTGCCCGTGAAAACACTTAA